The Nocardioides sp. S5 genome includes a window with the following:
- a CDS encoding PLP-dependent aspartate aminotransferase family protein has protein sequence MTSLDTLAVHAGRADLGALGVHALPLDLSTTNPLPSIDAGGESYESMATGGHPADGGMVYQRLWNPTVARFEEALAGLEHTGASVAFSTGMAAVTASVLAAVAEGPGRHVVAVRPLYGGTDHLLASGMLGVETTYCAPHEVAGAVRPDTCLVVLETPANPTLELVDLDAVVAAAGGVPVLVDNTFATPVLQNPADHGAALVLHSATKYLGGHGDAMGGVVACSEEWAAALRRVRAVTGALLHPMGAYLLHRGLATLPLRVRAQQEGAGKVAAWLASHRAVREVRWPGLAECDPLGLVGRQMRGPGAMLAFRVEGGYAAASRVTESVRLFTHAVSLGGVDSLVQHPAALTHRPVAAEAKPDADVLRLSIGLEDPEDLCADLGRALDEVARDQAVASRSSCSAISRASA, from the coding sequence ATGACCAGCCTCGACACCCTCGCCGTCCACGCCGGCCGCGCCGACCTGGGAGCACTTGGCGTCCACGCGCTCCCGCTCGACCTGTCCACGACCAACCCGCTGCCCAGCATCGACGCGGGGGGCGAGTCGTACGAGTCGATGGCGACCGGCGGGCACCCGGCCGACGGCGGCATGGTCTACCAGCGGCTGTGGAACCCGACCGTGGCGCGCTTCGAGGAGGCGCTCGCCGGCCTGGAGCACACCGGGGCGTCAGTCGCCTTCTCGACCGGGATGGCCGCCGTCACCGCATCGGTGCTGGCCGCCGTCGCCGAGGGCCCGGGCCGTCACGTCGTCGCCGTCCGTCCGCTCTACGGCGGCACCGACCACCTGCTCGCCTCGGGGATGCTCGGAGTGGAGACGACCTACTGCGCACCGCACGAGGTGGCGGGCGCCGTCCGGCCCGACACGTGCCTGGTCGTCCTGGAGACGCCGGCCAACCCGACGCTCGAGCTCGTGGACCTCGACGCCGTCGTCGCCGCGGCCGGTGGCGTGCCCGTCCTGGTCGACAACACCTTCGCCACCCCGGTGCTGCAGAACCCCGCCGACCACGGCGCCGCGCTGGTCCTGCACAGCGCCACGAAGTACCTCGGCGGCCACGGTGACGCGATGGGCGGTGTCGTCGCCTGCTCCGAGGAGTGGGCGGCCGCGCTGCGCCGCGTCCGAGCCGTCACCGGCGCGCTGCTCCACCCGATGGGCGCCTACCTGCTCCACCGCGGCCTGGCCACGCTGCCGCTGCGCGTGCGCGCCCAGCAGGAGGGTGCCGGCAAGGTCGCCGCCTGGCTCGCCTCGCACCGGGCCGTGCGCGAGGTGCGCTGGCCCGGCCTCGCCGAGTGCGACCCGCTCGGACTCGTCGGACGGCAGATGCGTGGCCCGGGCGCGATGCTCGCCTTCCGCGTCGAGGGCGGGTACGCCGCCGCCTCGCGCGTGACCGAGTCGGTCCGGCTGTTCACCCACGCCGTCTCCCTCGGCGGCGTCGACTCGCTGGTCCAGCACCCGGCGGCGCTCACCCACCGACCGGTCGCCGCGGAGGCGAAGCCGGACGCCGACGTGCTGCGCCTCTCGATCGGCCTCGAGGATCCCGAGGACCTGTGTGCCGACCTCGGCCGTGCGCTGGACGAGGTGGCGCGAGATCAGGCCGTGGCGTCGCGCTCGTCCTGCTCCGCGATCTCGCGCGCCTCGGCGTAG
- a CDS encoding Lrp/AsnC family transcriptional regulator, producing the protein MPAAPPPVDPAPLDALDRRLLTELAADGRVTNAALAKRLGIAESTCLQRVRSLRERGVVRGVHADVDLAALGFPIQAVIKVRLGSHNRDHVASFHQVLAHVPGVLRILHVGGEDDYLLHVAVSSTTQLRDLVLEHLNVHPVVRHTETQLVFEEIPGAGVL; encoded by the coding sequence ATGCCTGCTGCACCCCCGCCGGTGGATCCTGCACCCCTCGACGCGCTCGACCGGCGCCTGCTCACCGAGCTCGCGGCGGACGGCCGGGTCACCAACGCCGCGCTCGCCAAGCGCCTCGGCATCGCGGAGTCGACCTGCCTGCAGCGAGTGCGGTCCCTGCGGGAGCGAGGGGTCGTGCGCGGCGTCCACGCCGACGTCGACCTCGCGGCGCTCGGCTTCCCGATCCAGGCCGTGATCAAGGTGCGGCTGGGCAGCCACAACCGCGACCACGTCGCGAGCTTCCACCAGGTGCTGGCCCACGTCCCGGGTGTGCTGCGGATCCTGCACGTCGGCGGCGAGGACGACTACCTGCTCCACGTCGCCGTCTCCTCGACCACGCAGCTGCGCGACCTCGTGCTCGAGCACCTCAACGTGCACCCCGTCGTCCGCCACACCGAGACCCAGCTGGTCTTCGAGGAGATCCCCGGCGCGGGCGTGCTGTGA
- a CDS encoding PadR family transcriptional regulator, with translation MALEHALLVALSERPASGLELTHRFEKSLGFFWHATHQQIYRVLARMEADGWVTVEVVEQEGRPDKRVHTPSAAGRRVLAEWLAEPMPMETFRSDVAVKLRGASYGDRARLAAHLHDLRADHATRLAHYEQMEREQFPEPDGLAGAALDQWLVLRGGIRMERFWIDWFTDYLQAHEMSEAPA, from the coding sequence ATGGCCCTCGAGCACGCCCTCCTCGTCGCGCTCAGCGAGCGACCCGCGAGCGGCCTCGAGCTCACCCACCGCTTCGAGAAGTCGCTCGGCTTCTTCTGGCACGCCACCCACCAGCAGATCTACCGCGTGCTGGCCCGGATGGAGGCCGACGGCTGGGTGACGGTCGAGGTCGTCGAGCAGGAGGGCCGCCCGGACAAGCGCGTCCACACGCCGTCCGCCGCCGGGCGCCGGGTGCTGGCCGAGTGGCTGGCCGAGCCGATGCCCATGGAGACCTTCCGCAGCGACGTGGCCGTCAAGCTGCGCGGGGCGTCGTACGGCGATCGCGCGCGGCTGGCCGCGCACCTGCACGACCTGCGCGCCGACCACGCGACGCGCCTGGCGCACTACGAGCAGATGGAGCGCGAGCAGTTCCCCGAACCCGACGGCCTTGCCGGCGCGGCGCTCGACCAGTGGCTGGTCCTGCGCGGGGGCATCCGGATGGAGCGCTTCTGGATCGACTGGTTCACCGACTACCTGCAGGCCCACGAGATGAGCGAGGCACCCGCATGA
- a CDS encoding NADPH-dependent 2,4-dienoyl-CoA reductase, with product MTHPTYPHLLEPITLGTGPDALTLRNRVVMGSMHTGLEDHPWDIDKLTAFFTERARGGVGLIITGGYAPTKRGWLKPFASEMTNRLHAMRHQRVTGAVHDADGAIALQVLHAGRYGYHPLSQSASDKKSPITPFKPHAMSSREVDHTATAFAKSVALARKAGYDAVEIMGSEGYLINQFLAARTNDRDDEWGGSAARRMHFPVEVVRRSRELVGDDFPIAYRISLLDLVEGGQTWEETAELALHLQAAGVTVFNTGIGWHEARVPTIITQVPRGAWRSYTARLKQVVDVPVCASNRINTPELAEEILAAGEADLVSMARPLLADPAFVAKAMDERADEINTCIACNQACLDHVFANDRASCLVNPRACHETELLLTPTMRKQTVAVVGAGPAGLAAATSAAERGFAVTLFEKSSELGGQFRLAMAVPGKEDFAETLRYFTRRLEVLGVDVRLSTEAAADDLAGFDQVVVATGVEPRMPDIPGIDHASVASYAEVLSGAVVPGKRVAVIGAGGIGVDVSVFLTHEHEDLDDWMAHWGVGDPALHVGGLTEAKPRTPTREVTLIQRKATPIGIGLGKTSGWAHRAVLKQSGVTQVRGATYDRIDDAGLHITVDGAAHVVECDTVVVCAGQDSVRGLYDALDHGAHLIGGATVHLIGGADVAAELDAKRAIKQGTEVVAAL from the coding sequence ATGACGCACCCCACCTACCCCCACCTCCTCGAGCCGATCACCCTCGGCACCGGCCCGGACGCACTCACGCTGCGCAACCGCGTCGTGATGGGCTCGATGCACACCGGTCTCGAGGACCACCCGTGGGACATCGACAAGCTCACCGCGTTCTTCACCGAGCGCGCGCGCGGCGGCGTCGGCCTGATCATCACCGGCGGCTACGCCCCCACCAAGCGCGGCTGGCTCAAGCCCTTCGCCTCCGAGATGACCAACCGCCTCCACGCGATGCGCCACCAGCGGGTCACCGGCGCCGTGCACGACGCCGACGGGGCGATCGCGCTGCAGGTGCTGCACGCCGGCCGCTACGGCTACCACCCGCTCTCGCAGAGCGCCTCGGACAAGAAGTCGCCGATCACGCCCTTCAAGCCGCACGCGATGTCGAGCAGGGAGGTCGACCACACCGCGACCGCCTTCGCCAAGAGCGTCGCGCTCGCCCGCAAGGCCGGCTACGACGCGGTCGAGATCATGGGCTCCGAGGGCTACCTCATCAACCAGTTCCTCGCCGCGCGCACCAACGACCGCGACGACGAGTGGGGCGGCTCGGCCGCGCGCCGGATGCACTTCCCCGTGGAGGTCGTACGCCGCTCGCGCGAGCTCGTCGGCGACGACTTCCCCATCGCCTACCGGATCTCGCTGCTCGACCTCGTCGAGGGCGGCCAGACCTGGGAGGAGACCGCCGAGCTGGCCCTGCACCTGCAGGCCGCGGGCGTCACCGTCTTCAACACCGGCATCGGCTGGCACGAGGCCCGGGTCCCGACGATCATCACGCAGGTGCCGCGCGGCGCCTGGCGGTCGTACACCGCGCGCCTCAAGCAGGTCGTCGACGTGCCGGTCTGCGCCTCCAACCGGATCAACACCCCCGAGCTCGCCGAGGAGATCCTCGCCGCCGGTGAGGCCGACCTCGTGTCGATGGCGCGCCCGCTGCTCGCCGACCCGGCCTTCGTCGCCAAGGCGATGGACGAGCGCGCCGACGAGATCAACACCTGCATCGCCTGCAACCAGGCCTGCCTCGACCACGTCTTCGCCAACGACCGCGCGTCCTGCCTGGTGAACCCGCGCGCCTGCCACGAGACCGAGCTGCTGCTGACCCCGACGATGCGCAAGCAGACCGTCGCGGTCGTCGGCGCCGGCCCCGCCGGGCTGGCCGCCGCGACCAGCGCGGCCGAGCGTGGCTTCGCCGTCACGCTCTTCGAGAAGTCGTCCGAGCTGGGCGGGCAGTTCCGGCTCGCGATGGCGGTGCCGGGCAAGGAGGACTTCGCCGAGACGCTGCGCTACTTCACCCGCCGCCTCGAGGTCCTCGGCGTCGACGTACGCCTCTCGACCGAGGCTGCGGCCGACGACCTCGCCGGCTTCGACCAGGTCGTCGTCGCGACGGGCGTCGAGCCCCGGATGCCGGACATCCCCGGCATCGACCACGCATCCGTGGCGTCGTACGCCGAGGTGCTGAGCGGCGCGGTCGTGCCGGGCAAGCGGGTCGCGGTGATCGGCGCCGGCGGCATCGGCGTCGACGTCAGCGTCTTCCTCACCCACGAGCACGAGGACCTCGACGACTGGATGGCCCACTGGGGCGTCGGCGACCCCGCACTGCACGTCGGCGGGCTGACCGAGGCCAAGCCGCGTACGCCGACGCGCGAGGTCACCCTCATCCAGCGCAAGGCCACGCCGATCGGCATCGGCCTCGGCAAGACCTCGGGCTGGGCGCACCGTGCAGTGCTGAAGCAGTCCGGAGTGACGCAGGTCCGCGGCGCGACCTACGACCGCATCGACGACGCGGGGCTGCACATCACGGTCGACGGCGCGGCCCACGTCGTGGAGTGCGACACCGTGGTGGTGTGCGCCGGCCAGGACTCGGTGCGCGGGCTCTACGACGCCCTGGACCACGGGGCCCACCTCATCGGCGGGGCCACCGTGCACCTGATCGGCGGAGCCGACGTGGCCGCCGAGCTCGACGCCAAGCGCGCGATCAAGCAGGGCACCGAGGTGGTCGCGGCGCTCTGA
- a CDS encoding ANTAR domain-containing protein, protein MLRPISDPDSATPQQAIVEQAKGALMLRYGIGSRESLAVLERWALEAGMPAHDIADALVNGICLGRVTAETEVSVRWLQQRLRGDISDVRGGGPGGAAEGPAPGGSTAVTSVPAPAPAVAERRQWRYSSAVHAARVLRSR, encoded by the coding sequence ATGCTTCGTCCCATCAGTGATCCAGACAGTGCAACCCCGCAGCAGGCGATCGTGGAGCAGGCCAAGGGAGCCCTGATGCTCCGCTACGGCATCGGCTCGCGCGAGTCGCTGGCCGTCCTCGAACGCTGGGCGCTGGAGGCCGGGATGCCGGCGCACGACATCGCCGACGCCCTGGTCAACGGCATCTGCCTGGGCAGGGTCACCGCCGAGACCGAGGTGTCCGTGCGCTGGCTCCAGCAGCGCCTTCGCGGCGACATCAGCGACGTACGCGGAGGAGGACCTGGGGGGGCGGCAGAGGGGCCGGCGCCGGGGGGGAGCACGGCCGTGACGTCCGTACCCGCACCGGCCCCCGCCGTGGCCGAGCGCCGACAGTGGCGCTACTCCTCGGCCGTGCACGCAGCCCGCGTGCTCAGGAGCCGCTGA
- a CDS encoding PAS domain S-box protein: protein MDDDITAAEQLAAIGQAVITTDPAGVIVYWNAAAERLYGWTAHEAIGQDVAEVTVSEVGQDVGTEIMAALRDGVAWSGGFPVRRKDGSTFPALVTDAGVYRDGRLMGIVGVSTNLGSAIRPLLERSTDAALLLRHDAVVTYASPAVEMLFGWEQDTLVGTSVVDLLHDDDRPALGQLLEDVVAHPGSHPPAEVRVRAFDDWRWAEASFTNLLDDPTVRGVVCHLRPSPTRVAMELAELRVRQLETALQTRLVIELAKGFLVGRDGVTPDEAFCLLRAYARSHHLSVHDVCRRVVDGEPLIVPPDAAAAPGTEGS, encoded by the coding sequence ATGGACGACGACATCACCGCCGCGGAGCAGCTCGCAGCCATCGGGCAGGCCGTGATCACGACCGACCCGGCCGGCGTGATCGTCTACTGGAACGCCGCAGCCGAGCGCCTGTACGGCTGGACGGCTCACGAGGCCATCGGGCAGGACGTCGCCGAGGTCACCGTGTCGGAGGTGGGCCAGGACGTGGGCACCGAGATCATGGCGGCCCTGCGCGACGGCGTCGCCTGGTCGGGAGGCTTCCCAGTGCGCCGCAAGGACGGCAGCACCTTCCCCGCGCTCGTCACCGACGCCGGCGTCTACCGCGACGGGAGGCTGATGGGCATCGTGGGTGTGTCCACCAACCTCGGCTCAGCGATCCGCCCCCTGCTCGAGCGCTCGACCGACGCGGCCCTGCTGCTGCGCCACGACGCCGTCGTCACCTATGCCAGCCCGGCCGTCGAGATGCTCTTCGGCTGGGAGCAGGACACCCTCGTCGGCACCTCCGTCGTCGACCTGCTGCACGACGACGACCGACCCGCCCTCGGACAGCTGCTGGAGGACGTCGTCGCCCACCCGGGATCACACCCGCCGGCCGAGGTCCGCGTGCGTGCGTTCGACGACTGGAGGTGGGCGGAGGCGTCCTTCACCAACCTGCTCGACGACCCGACGGTGCGTGGGGTGGTGTGCCACCTGCGCCCCAGCCCGACCCGGGTGGCGATGGAGCTGGCCGAGCTGCGGGTCCGGCAGCTCGAGACGGCCCTCCAGACGCGGCTGGTGATCGAGCTCGCCAAGGGCTTCCTCGTCGGCCGCGACGGAGTCACGCCGGACGAGGCCTTCTGCTTGCTGCGCGCCTACGCGCGCTCCCACCACCTGTCGGTGCACGACGTGTGCCGAAGGGTCGTCGACGGGGAGCCCCTGATCGTGCCGCCCGACGCCGCCGCGGCACCCGGGACGGAGGGGTCGTGA
- a CDS encoding long-chain-fatty-acid--CoA ligase, translating to MSAQPPPWAASYAPGVPLHLDYGDTTVLDLWEGAARHHADRPALDFLGRASTYADVDAEVRRVAGGLHALGVRPGDNVALVMPNCPQNLIAFFAVLRLGATVVEHNPLYTAAELRHPFVDHGARVAIVWDKVVPVIEGLVADTPLEHVVAVDMTTRLPWTKRLALRLPIAKARAARDLLTAPAPQVMQWAELASAAPLGEDHPRPDKDGVALLLYTSGTTGVPKGVPLLHRNLVANVVQGRAWVPGLKEGEETFLVALPLFHAYGVTVSVLLGVALAAKLVLLPKPEIGLIMDAVAREVPSFVPAVPPLYQRIVDEAERRKVSIRGIRYALSGAMPLPAPLVERWESATGGLLVEGYGLTETSPVIVGNPMSRERRPGAIGVPFPDVEIRIADPEDLDREVAQGERGELLVRGPQVFSGYRGLPEETAAAFHDGWFRTGDVVTMSPDGFLTIVDRIKEIIITGGFNVYPSEVEAVIRTHGGVVDVAVVGLPHEDGGEEVVAAVVLVEGVPVHPEELRAHTREGLTPYKVPRRVVFVDELPTNPMGKVLRREVASRIRES from the coding sequence GTGTCGGCTCAACCGCCCCCGTGGGCAGCCTCCTACGCCCCCGGCGTGCCCCTCCACCTCGACTACGGCGACACCACGGTCCTCGACCTGTGGGAGGGCGCGGCGAGGCACCACGCCGACCGGCCGGCGCTGGACTTCCTGGGCCGGGCCTCGACCTACGCCGACGTCGACGCCGAGGTGCGGCGCGTGGCGGGCGGCCTGCACGCGCTCGGCGTACGTCCCGGCGACAACGTCGCCCTGGTGATGCCGAACTGCCCCCAGAACCTCATCGCCTTCTTCGCGGTGCTGCGCCTCGGCGCGACGGTGGTGGAGCACAACCCGCTCTACACCGCGGCCGAGCTGCGCCACCCCTTCGTCGACCACGGCGCCCGGGTGGCGATCGTGTGGGACAAGGTCGTGCCCGTCATCGAGGGGCTCGTCGCGGACACGCCGCTGGAGCACGTGGTCGCCGTCGACATGACCACTCGGTTGCCGTGGACCAAGCGGCTGGCGCTGCGCCTGCCCATCGCGAAGGCGCGTGCGGCGCGGGACCTGCTGACCGCGCCCGCCCCGCAGGTCATGCAGTGGGCCGAGCTGGCCTCCGCGGCACCGTTGGGCGAGGACCACCCGCGCCCCGACAAGGACGGCGTCGCGCTGCTGCTCTACACCTCCGGCACGACCGGCGTGCCCAAGGGCGTGCCGCTGCTGCACCGCAACCTCGTCGCCAACGTGGTCCAGGGCCGCGCCTGGGTGCCGGGGCTGAAGGAGGGCGAGGAGACCTTCCTCGTGGCGCTGCCGCTGTTCCACGCCTACGGCGTGACGGTGAGCGTGCTGCTCGGGGTGGCGCTGGCCGCCAAGCTGGTGCTGCTGCCCAAGCCTGAGATCGGCCTGATCATGGACGCCGTCGCCCGCGAGGTGCCGAGCTTCGTTCCTGCGGTGCCGCCGCTCTACCAGCGCATCGTCGACGAGGCGGAGCGTCGCAAGGTCTCGATCCGGGGCATCCGCTACGCCCTGTCCGGGGCGATGCCGCTGCCCGCTCCGCTCGTCGAGCGATGGGAGTCCGCGACGGGCGGGCTGCTGGTCGAGGGCTACGGCCTGACCGAGACGTCACCCGTGATCGTCGGCAACCCGATGTCGCGCGAACGCCGTCCCGGCGCCATCGGGGTGCCCTTCCCCGACGTGGAGATCCGCATCGCCGACCCCGAGGACCTCGACCGCGAGGTCGCGCAGGGCGAGCGCGGCGAGCTGCTGGTGCGCGGCCCGCAGGTCTTCTCCGGCTACCGCGGACTGCCCGAGGAGACCGCTGCGGCCTTCCACGACGGCTGGTTCCGCACCGGTGACGTGGTGACGATGTCGCCCGACGGGTTCCTGACGATCGTGGACCGGATCAAGGAGATCATCATCACCGGCGGGTTCAACGTCTATCCCTCGGAGGTGGAGGCGGTGATCCGCACCCACGGCGGCGTCGTCGACGTGGCCGTGGTCGGTCTCCCGCACGAGGACGGTGGCGAGGAGGTGGTCGCTGCCGTCGTGCTCGTCGAGGGCGTCCCGGTGCACCCCGAGGAGCTGCGGGCACACACGCGCGAGGGCCTCACGCCCTACAAGGTGCCGCGCCGCGTGGTCTTCGTCGACGAGCTGCCGACCAACCCGATGGGCAAGGTCCTGCGCCGCGAGGTCGCGAGCCGGATCCGCGAGTCCTGA
- a CDS encoding DUF1360 domain-containing protein yields MHLLTRAADAYDTDDEVNLTGYAESLAVYSASVAGLLLTARARGRSLPEHYSVQGLAIGGMATHKLTRLLSRSSVTSPLRAPFTEFQGPAGSGEHLEKPRSGHGVRHTVGELLTCPFCLGVWVGTAYVTGLATAPRPTRALAAVLTVVTLSDTMQHAYSRLRGD; encoded by the coding sequence ATGCACCTGCTCACCCGCGCCGCCGACGCCTACGACACCGATGACGAGGTGAACCTCACCGGCTACGCCGAGAGCCTCGCGGTCTACTCCGCGAGCGTGGCCGGCCTGCTGCTCACGGCACGCGCCCGTGGCCGGTCCCTGCCCGAGCACTACTCGGTGCAGGGCCTCGCCATCGGCGGCATGGCCACCCACAAGCTCACCCGGCTGCTCAGCAGGTCGTCGGTGACCAGTCCGCTGCGAGCCCCGTTCACCGAGTTCCAGGGTCCGGCCGGATCGGGCGAGCACCTCGAGAAGCCGCGCAGCGGCCACGGGGTCCGCCACACCGTGGGCGAGCTGCTGACCTGCCCCTTCTGCCTCGGCGTGTGGGTCGGCACGGCGTACGTCACGGGGCTGGCCACCGCGCCGCGACCGACCCGGGCGCTGGCAGCGGTGCTGACGGTCGTGACGCTCTCGGACACGATGCAGCACGCCTACAGCCGCCTGCGCGGCGACTGA
- the heR gene encoding heliorhodopsin HeR, with product MTSHDVTAPGVDDRALSSLRGWNLALAVLHLAQAVAVVVLATDFAITITQSLPTGPPGSAIASPEGVLDLPVGIAIATFLVLASLDHLLTATVMRGTYERDLRGGINRFRWVEYSFSATIMVVLIALYAGVVDVAALIGIVGANVAMILFGWLQESANPPGSPTRTMKPFWFGCIAGAAPWVAIGVNLLAAEEVPGFVVGIFVSLFVFFNTFALNQWLQYRGVGPWRSYAFGERAYLVLSLVAKSALAWQIFGGSLAS from the coding sequence ATGACCAGCCACGACGTGACCGCGCCCGGTGTCGACGACCGGGCGCTCAGCTCGCTCCGCGGGTGGAACCTCGCACTGGCGGTGCTCCACCTCGCGCAGGCGGTCGCCGTGGTGGTGCTGGCGACCGACTTCGCGATCACGATCACCCAGTCGCTGCCCACGGGTCCGCCCGGCAGCGCGATCGCGTCGCCCGAGGGCGTCCTCGACCTGCCCGTCGGGATCGCGATCGCGACCTTCCTGGTGCTCGCCTCCCTCGACCACCTGCTGACCGCGACGGTCATGCGCGGCACCTACGAGCGCGACCTGCGCGGCGGGATCAACAGGTTCCGGTGGGTGGAGTACTCGTTCAGCGCGACCATCATGGTCGTCCTCATCGCGCTGTACGCCGGCGTCGTGGACGTCGCGGCCCTGATCGGGATCGTCGGCGCCAACGTGGCGATGATCCTCTTCGGCTGGCTCCAGGAGTCGGCCAACCCGCCCGGCAGCCCCACCCGGACGATGAAGCCCTTCTGGTTCGGCTGCATCGCCGGCGCCGCGCCGTGGGTGGCGATCGGCGTCAACCTCCTCGCCGCCGAGGAGGTCCCCGGCTTCGTCGTCGGGATCTTCGTGTCGCTCTTCGTCTTCTTCAACACCTTCGCGCTGAACCAGTGGCTGCAGTACCGCGGCGTCGGGCCCTGGCGCAGCTACGCGTTCGGGGAGCGGGCCTACCTCGTGCTGAGCCTCGTCGCGAAGTCGGCGCTGGCCTGGCAGATCTTCGGTGGCTCACTGGCCTCGTAG
- a CDS encoding TerC family protein, with amino-acid sequence MEVSPLTWGLTIAGIVGLLLFDFYFHVRKAHVPTLREAAIWSSLYVGIAILFGLGVLVFDGTTPGGEYFAGYITEKALSVDNLFVFLIIMSSFRVPREDQQKVLLFGIAFALVARTGFIFLGAALINSFAWVFYLFGLVLILTAGNMLTSDHDDTESADNVVVRLARRFMHTTDHYDGDRLFTMVDGKRAMTPMLLVMVAIGGTDILFALDSIPAIFGLTQNTYLVFTAVAFSLLGLRQLFFLIEGLLDRLIYLSYGLAAILAFIGVKLILHALHENNIPFINDGEPIPVTEISTTVSLSVILGVLAVTVVASIVSPAGRARNAINNARRHAEDYLDSEYTSDPAERERIYGLLLAERDQIIVLGPKHRQKARNEQELMALLQRARDSHDSAIDRGEAGTTGPSKLLPPRA; translated from the coding sequence ATGGAGGTTTCTCCGCTCACGTGGGGCCTGACGATCGCGGGCATCGTGGGCCTGCTGCTCTTCGACTTCTACTTCCACGTCCGCAAGGCCCACGTGCCGACGCTGCGCGAGGCGGCGATCTGGTCGTCGCTCTACGTCGGGATCGCGATCCTCTTCGGCCTCGGGGTCCTGGTGTTCGACGGGACGACGCCCGGGGGTGAGTACTTCGCGGGCTACATCACCGAGAAGGCGCTCTCGGTCGACAACCTGTTCGTCTTCCTCATCATCATGTCGAGCTTCCGGGTCCCCCGCGAGGACCAGCAGAAGGTGCTGCTCTTCGGGATCGCCTTCGCCCTCGTGGCGCGCACCGGCTTCATCTTCCTCGGCGCCGCGCTGATCAACTCCTTCGCATGGGTCTTCTACCTCTTCGGCCTGGTCCTGATCCTCACCGCGGGCAACATGCTGACGTCCGACCACGACGACACCGAGAGCGCGGACAACGTCGTCGTCCGCCTCGCCCGCAGGTTCATGCACACCACCGACCACTACGACGGTGACCGGCTCTTCACGATGGTGGACGGCAAGCGCGCCATGACGCCGATGCTGCTCGTGATGGTGGCGATCGGCGGCACCGACATCCTCTTCGCGCTCGACTCGATCCCGGCGATCTTCGGACTCACGCAGAACACCTACCTGGTGTTCACCGCCGTCGCGTTCTCGCTGCTCGGGCTGCGCCAGCTGTTCTTCCTCATCGAGGGCCTGCTCGACCGGCTGATCTACCTGTCCTACGGCCTGGCGGCGATTCTGGCCTTCATCGGGGTCAAGCTCATCCTCCATGCGCTGCACGAGAACAACATCCCGTTCATCAACGACGGCGAGCCGATCCCGGTGACCGAGATCAGCACGACCGTGTCGCTGAGCGTCATCCTCGGCGTCCTGGCCGTGACGGTCGTCGCCTCGATCGTGAGCCCGGCAGGCCGGGCGCGCAACGCGATCAACAACGCGCGCCGCCACGCTGAGGACTACCTCGACTCCGAGTACACCAGTGACCCGGCCGAGCGGGAGCGGATCTACGGGCTGCTGCTCGCCGAGCGGGACCAGATCATCGTGCTGGGGCCGAAGCACCGCCAGAAGGCCCGCAACGAGCAGGAGCTGATGGCGCTGCTCCAGCGTGCCCGCGACAGCCACGACAGTGCCATCGACCGCGGCGAGGCCGGGACGACGGGACCGTCCAAGCTGCTCCCGCCGCGGGCGTGA